From Tissierellales bacterium, the proteins below share one genomic window:
- the mce gene encoding methylmalonyl-CoA epimerase, which produces MVTKIDHIGIAVENLEETLKFYENVLCMKLEGTEVVEEQKVKTAFLPIGDTEIELLESTEKGGPIHKFIEKRGEGVQHIAYRVENIEEAIEKMKENGIRMIDEKPRYGAGGAKIAFAHPKSTFGVLIELCERG; this is translated from the coding sequence TTGGTAACTAAAATTGATCATATAGGTATAGCTGTGGAAAATTTAGAAGAAACATTAAAATTTTACGAAAATGTTCTATGTATGAAGTTAGAAGGTACCGAGGTTGTAGAGGAACAAAAAGTTAAAACAGCTTTTTTGCCTATAGGTGATACGGAAATTGAATTATTAGAGTCAACAGAAAAAGGAGGGCCTATCCATAAGTTTATTGAAAAAAGAGGAGAAGGTGTTCAACATATAGCCTATAGAGTAGAAAATATAGAAGAAGCCATCGAAAAGATGAAAGAAAATGGAATTAGGATGATAGATGAAAAACCTCGTTATGGAGCAGGAGGAGCAAAAATAGCTTTTGCACATCCAAAATCTACTTTTGGAGTTTTAATAGAATTATGTGAAAGAGGTTAA